The genomic stretch TCGTAGCCCCGCCGCTCGATATGCGCACCAAACCCGAGCATCACGTCCGCGGTCACGTCGAGGTATGACCGGGAGGCCGGGGCCGCCGGGAGCGTGAGTTCCACATCCTCGTCCGCGTACGGCGCCGCCATCAGGATGGACGAGACGAACTGGCTGCTGATGCTCCCGTCGATCGCCGTCTTCCCGCCCCGGAGCCTGCCGGAGATGCGGATGGGCGGGAACCCCGGCTCGCCGACAAACGCGACCTCCCCGCCGAGCGCCCGGAGCGCCCCGGCAAGGGGGCCGACCGGCCGCTCGAGCATTCGCGGGCTCCCCGTCAGCACCACCGGGTGCCGGGAGAGGAGCGCCGCCGAGGTGAGGAGCCGCAGCGTCGTTCCGGAGTTCCCGCAGTCGATCGTCACCTCTCCCGGTGCGGGGAAGGTGCCGCTGCAGCCGGCGACGGCGATCTCCCCCGGCAGCCACTCGAGCGGCACCCCGAGGGTTTCAAGCCCCCGGGCGGTCAGTTCCGTATCGGCCGCCCGAAGGGGGCCCGCGATCCGCGTTCTTCCCGAGGCGAGCGCTCCTGCGATCAGCGCCCGGTGGGTGTAACTCTTCGAGGGCGGCGCTGGAAACGTTGCGTCGACCGGGCCGATCCGCGAAACCCTGACGATCATATCTCCGGCACCTCCATGCGGGCGTAGCACCCGAGTTCCCTGACGGCGGTCATGCTCTTGAGTTCCTCCTTTGCTTCCCGCCATCCTGCG from Methanoculleus chikugoensis encodes the following:
- the aroA gene encoding 3-phosphoshikimate 1-carboxyvinyltransferase, which translates into the protein MIVRVSRIGPVDATFPAPPSKSYTHRALIAGALASGRTRIAGPLRAADTELTARGLETLGVPLEWLPGEIAVAGCSGTFPAPGEVTIDCGNSGTTLRLLTSAALLSRHPVVLTGSPRMLERPVGPLAGALRALGGEVAFVGEPGFPPIRISGRLRGGKTAIDGSISSQFVSSILMAAPYADEDVELTLPAAPASRSYLDVTADVMLGFGAHIERRGYDWFRVESGRAYRGRDYPVEGDYSSASYLFAVAAVCGGRVAVTGLNPASVQGDRRFLDALEAMGCRVTSGTDAVTVERTGDLEGIEIDMSSSPDTVQTLAAVAATAGSPTRITGTAHLQYKESDRVGVTAETLRRMGAGVEVTEDSLTITPAPLHGVAVDPHDDHRTAMAFAVLGLAVGGMAIRDPACVEKSFPGFWEALYGEGLL